The genomic segment GCTGACTGGCCTCTCCATTAATTTCCATCTCCATTACCTCGATGCGCTGAAAAAAAATCTGATTGCGATTGCCGTCGTGATAAGCCTGCTGATTGTTCTGATCATTCGCATTGCTGTCCGTCAGGGGCACCTGCCCCTTCGTAATGTCAGCAATGCCATTAAAAACATCACCTCCGAGAATCTTGATGCGCGGCTGGAACCGACACGCGTTCCCATTGAGCTGGAGCAGCTGGTTATCTCGTTCAATCATATGATTGGAAAGATTGAGGATGTTTTTACCCGCCAGGCCAATTTCTCTGCCGATATCGCGCACGAGATCAGAACGCCCATCACCAATCTGGTGACACAGACTGAAATCGCGCTGAGTCAGGATCGAACCCAGAAGGAACTTGAGGATGTCCTCTACTCCAGCCTGGAAGAGTATAACCGGATGACCAAAATGGTCAGCGACATGCTGTTCCTGGCGCAGGCAGACAATAATCAGCTGATACCTGACAGGGTCATGTTTGACCTCAGAGCGGAAGTCATGAAAGTCTTCGAGTTTTTCGAAGCCTGGGCCGAAGAACGCAATATTATGCTCAAATTTGACGGGATGCCCTGCCTGGTTGAGGGAGATCCACAAATGTTCAGAAGGGCGATCAATAATCTGTTATCCAATGCCCTGCGTTATACCCCGGAGGGACAGGCAATCACCGTCTCAATAAGAGAGCAGGAGAGCTTTTTTGACCTTGTGATTGAAAATCCGGGGAAACCGATCCCTGAAGAACATTTATCAAGGCTGTTTGACCGTTTTTATCGGGTGGATCCATCCAGACAACGAAAAGGAGAAGGCAGCGGCATCGGCCTTGCGATTGTGAAGTCAATCGTGGAAGCACATCACGGAAGAGTGCAGGTGGAATCAGACGTACGCTCCACGCGTTTTATCTTATCCGTGCCCAGACTGGAGAAAATGATCCCGGAAACCCAATGCTGAAAATAAAGATGTAAATGACAAAGATGTCATTAGCCTGTCATGCAGCAAACAGAAGCCATTCGATATAATTAGTGCAACTTATCAGGAAGGCTGGATTGCTTCATCAATACCCGGCGTCAGAGTACGCCAGGAAATGAATATCCAGCCCTCTTCCGGAGAAATAAACGCTGCCGAACTTGTTTCAGTTATGGAACTGAAAACACCGGTTGTACTTCCCCGGACATCACTAATTCAGAAATGGAGAGTTATCATGAAAAATATCGTATTAGCATCTTTGCTGGGCTTTGGTTTAATTTCATCGGCCTGGGCCACTGAAACCGTGAATATCCATGATCGCGTCAACAATGCACAGGCTCCTGCTCACCAGATGCAGTCTGCTGCGGCTCCTGTCGGGATCCAGGGGACTGCTCCTCGTATGACCGGTATGGACCAGCATGAACAGGCCATTATTGCTCATGAAACCATGACGAACGGCTCGGCGGATGCGCACCAGAAAATGGTGGAAAGTCATCAGAAGATGATGGGAAATAACACGGTATCCACGACCGTCCCGTCAACGTCTTACGCGGCGATGAATGAGCATGAAAGAGCAGCGGTTGCCCATGAATTCATGAATAACGGGCAATCCGGCCCACATCAGGCCATGGCCGAAGCGCACCGCCGCATGATCAATGCAGGCTGAATGCGACGGTAGTATCCGTGCTGTTACCTTTTCCCTGATAGATTTTCCTGAAACAACGTTGCTACATTTTTGCCCCCCGTCAGGGGGCTTTTTTGTCTGACTCAGCTACACTTAACCGGTACCTGTCTGAAAGGAATTATTATATGAAAATCAAAAACACCCTTTTTGTAATATTAATGTTATCCCTGCCAGCCATTTCTGCTGAACATTCGGAAATGAAAATGTCAGATATGCACTCATCGGCATCATCACAGGAATATATGGCTGGCATGAAAAAATGATGGCCGCCGTTAATGAATCCAATCCCGATAAGGCCTTTGCAAAAGGTATGATCGCACACCATGAAGGGGCAATCGCAATGGCTGAGACCGAGCTCAAATACGGAAAAGATCCCGAAATGAGAAAGCTTGCGCAGGACATCATTAAAGCTCAAAAAGGTGAAATTGAGCAGATGAATAAATGGCTTGACAGTCATAAATAATGAACACTGGAGTGTTGTCTTGCGCCCCCTCTTAGGGTACCCCCGGACACGAAAATATATAGCACTTAACTAATTAATAACCCTAATAATTTCGGGTTTTTAATGTAACTTTCTTTTCTGAACGGAAATAATAGTCATACAATTTAATTTTCTTGTAATTACTCCTACTTTTAATCAGGTACTGGACGATGGATAACGACTCCCGCCTGAGAGGGAAAATCCGTCTGGTTACCTGGCGCTATACTTAACCGATTGATCGACATGCCATGCTGGTAAAATATTAAAATCCTCCCCCATAAATCTGAACCACATGACAGGATTGATAGCCAGGCAGTATTTCACATTCATTGCTAAAAAAATAAAAATAAGCATGCATCTTCTCGAAGATCAATTACCTTCCATCTTGTAAAAAAGAATCAAATCCTCTAATAATATCTCGATTCCCGCTTTTTTTAATACATCTTTCCGCTCGGCATATATTTTCCTCAACATATCTTCAAACCCCTTGCCAAGATGAATTTGTTTATGGCAGTTGCAACATAGTGATATGATATTCTCTTCCACATCCAGTGAATTCTCAAAATAGTCTTGCTTTGACATCGGGACAATGTGATGAGGTTCTGTGTAATTTAGAGGAGAGTTTCGCCTTCTGAACGTTGGATGGTCGCAATTAATTTCACATTTATAATCAGCTTTGTTAAGCGCATTTTTTGAAACAGATTTACTTCTTGGGTATGAGAGTCCATTTTTGACTTCTATTGCAGCTTTCTTAGGTTTCGCTTTTTCGCTATACTCAAATGTCTGAGTAACGTCAAAGTGATTACTTTCTTCTAGAGCAGTGATCAAATCATTATCTGAGTAAAAATCAATGCTTGAGCTTTCGTTCGTACTAAAAAAATCTAGTTCTTTTATTGCCTGAACAAGTTCTTCACGGATAGTCCATAAATTTCGCTTTGGGTTTCCTTTAATTTCTCTACTTTTCATGACTGTAATGAATTTTGTCCCGGAAGCAATCTTTCCGACTCCTTTAACCTCGAATCGGCCAAGCTGCTTCTGAACTCTTCCACCCAACCCATTGATTACACCATTAGCACTCATACTGTGCAGGTCGTACTTCTTGCCGATATCGAAACATGTACAGGAATGGTCTGGCTCAATGAACCATTTTTTTAACGCTGCAATACTTTTGTCATCAAAAACTTTTTTATCCCTTAATAAAATCTTCCATTCTTCAATGCTAATATCTATATCACAGACGTATTCACCATCAATTACTTCACATATTTTTTCAATCATGTCCATAACTCTCTTGTAACACAGGCTTTGTAATAATGTAAAATCCGTTACACGGCGTTGTATGTAATGTCATTGTCTCTTGGACTCCTACAGTCCAAAACAACTTTGTGTTTTGTTGTCCAAAAACTTTTTGTTGCCGTGAGTTCTCACTGAGATAAATCTCGCCTTGAGCGTATCACATCAGCAGACTTCCTCTCAACCTTATGGACTTAACCCGGTCATTCTTCACGACAAAGAAAGTACGGCATTTTACATGACGAAGAGACGGTCTCAGCTTCACATGACCGGATAACGTTTTTAATGTACTTCATTATTACGGCACGGGTGTTCAACGAGTATTTTTAAATATTAATCATTTTGTTTAACGGGTGGATACCTACAAATTTTAACATTTACTAATCAAGATAGCAGTTGTACGTACTTTCCCGGCAAAAATCCTGAGGTTTACAGATTCCCTCACCGTAACAGACCCGGTCATTCCCCTGGTCCTCCGGAGAGTCTAGTACGAGTGATAAACGTGAATTCCTGTACCTGAAGTTCAGCCGCTGGCAGATAAGTCGTGAACTATAATTACACTCAGTCAGATCCAAACACCTTTTCATCTGCATATATACTTTGTACATACCAGGAGATTACATGCAGGCACCCGGTATACCGGAGAATGAAGAACAGAGGCTGAAGTCCCTGTATATTACCGGCCTTCTTGATACCCGTGACGATGAGCGTTTTGAACGCCTGACGCGGCTGGCCCGCAAAGCCTTTCAGGTCCCGGTGGCCCTGATAAGCCTGCTGGATCGCGAGCGCCAGTGGCTCCTCGCCTGCCAGGGCGTCGGCGTGCGCGAAACTCCACGTGATATTTCGTTCTGCGGGCACGCCATTCTGCAGGAAGGGCCTTTTATCATTCACGATGCGGCTGCCGATGCGCGATTTCACGATAATCCCCTGGTTACCGGTGAGCCACACATCCGGTTCTACGCCGGCCAGCCGGTGAGCCTGCCGGACGGCACGGTGGCCGGCACGCTGTGCCTGATCCACACCGTTCCCCGCGCCTTCACGGATGAGGACATTGCGTCCCTCCGGGACCTGGCCTGTATCGTGGAGGACGAATTCGAGGCCATCAGCATGGCCATGACGGACAGCCTGACGGGCATTCCCAACCGGCGCGGGTTTTACCGCGCCGGCGAAAAACTCTTCCGCGCAATGAACCGGCAGGATGCGTCGTTCAGCCTCATCTATTTCGATCTGGACAGGTTCAAACCGGTTAACGATCTCTGGGGACACGCGGAAGGTGACGAGGTGCTGAAGATCTTTGCCGGCTTTTTACATCAGCACCTTGAACCGGGTGAAATAGCAGGCCGCCTCGGCGGGGATGAGTTTGCCGCCCTGATCCGGCGAAACGGTAACACTCAGTCTTATCTGCACGCGCTGAGTGCCAGTCTCGATCATTACAATGACACCTCGGGCAAGCCCTACAACATCAATTATTCCTTTGGCGAACTGATCAATAACGCAGACCATTATACGACACTGGCGGAGATGATCGGTAAATGTGACGAAGTGATGTACCTGAAGAAAAAAAGAAAGACCCTGTCGCGGAAAACAGAACCGTGACGTTCTCCTTCCCGGCTGATCCCCTGACCCGGGGTTCAGCCGGACGGCATGAACAATATATTTAACCGCAGGACGCATAAAGTCATTTA from the Citrobacter sp. Marseille-Q6884 genome contains:
- the silS gene encoding copper/silver sensor histidine kinase SilS — its product is MHSKPSRRPFSLALRLTFFISLSTILAFIAFTWFMLHSVEKHFAEQDVSDLQQISTTLSRILQSPADPDEKKVSKIKESIASYRNVALLLLNPRGEVLYSSAQGAALRPAVNSADFSEHSRARDVFLWTVEDPAGPMDTGSGMKMETYRIISSSGQATFQGKQQNYVMLTGLSINFHLHYLDALKKNLIAIAVVISLLIVLIIRIAVRQGHLPLRNVSNAIKNITSENLDARLEPTRVPIELEQLVISFNHMIGKIEDVFTRQANFSADIAHEIRTPITNLVTQTEIALSQDRTQKELEDVLYSSLEEYNRMTKMVSDMLFLAQADNNQLIPDRVMFDLRAEVMKVFEFFEAWAEERNIMLKFDGMPCLVEGDPQMFRRAINNLLSNALRYTPEGQAITVSIREQESFFDLVIENPGKPIPEEHLSRLFDRFYRVDPSRQRKGEGSGIGLAIVKSIVEAHHGRVQVESDVRSTRFILSVPRLEKMIPETQC
- the silE gene encoding silver-binding protein SilE, whose product is MKNIVLASLLGFGLISSAWATETVNIHDRVNNAQAPAHQMQSAAAPVGIQGTAPRMTGMDQHEQAIIAHETMTNGSADAHQKMVESHQKMMGNNTVSTTVPSTSYAAMNEHERAAVAHEFMNNGQSGPHQAMAEAHRRMINAG
- a CDS encoding HNH endonuclease; the protein is MIEKICEVIDGEYVCDIDISIEEWKILLRDKKVFDDKSIAALKKWFIEPDHSCTCFDIGKKYDLHSMSANGVINGLGGRVQKQLGRFEVKGVGKIASGTKFITVMKSREIKGNPKRNLWTIREELVQAIKELDFFSTNESSSIDFYSDNDLITALEESNHFDVTQTFEYSEKAKPKKAAIEVKNGLSYPRSKSVSKNALNKADYKCEINCDHPTFRRRNSPLNYTEPHHIVPMSKQDYFENSLDVEENIISLCCNCHKQIHLGKGFEDMLRKIYAERKDVLKKAGIEILLEDLILFYKMEGN
- a CDS encoding sensor domain-containing diguanylate cyclase, which translates into the protein MQAPGIPENEEQRLKSLYITGLLDTRDDERFERLTRLARKAFQVPVALISLLDRERQWLLACQGVGVRETPRDISFCGHAILQEGPFIIHDAAADARFHDNPLVTGEPHIRFYAGQPVSLPDGTVAGTLCLIHTVPRAFTDEDIASLRDLACIVEDEFEAISMAMTDSLTGIPNRRGFYRAGEKLFRAMNRQDASFSLIYFDLDRFKPVNDLWGHAEGDEVLKIFAGFLHQHLEPGEIAGRLGGDEFAALIRRNGNTQSYLHALSASLDHYNDTSGKPYNINYSFGELINNADHYTTLAEMIGKCDEVMYLKKKRKTLSRKTEP